In the genome of Streptomyces sp. NBC_00433, the window AGCCGCGCGGTGTGCGCCCGCATCTCCATGTCGGCGATCTTGAACTGGATCGCCTGGTTCGCGCCGATCGGCCGCCCGAAGGCCTCCCTGGTCCGCGCGTACTCCAGCGACTCGTCCACGCAGCCCTGTGCCAGGCCGGTCGCCAGCGCCGAGATCGCGATCCGCCCCTCGTCCAGGATGCGCAGGAACTGCGCGTAGCCGCGGCCCTTCTCGCCGAGCAGATTCGCCGCGGGCACCCGGCAGTCGGTGAAGGACAGCTCCCGGGTGTCCGAGGCATTCCACCCGACCTTGCTGTACTTCTTCGACACAGTGAAGCCGGGAGTGCCCGAGGGCACGATGATCGACGAGATCAGCGGGCGCCCTTCGTCGGTCCTGCCGGTGACCGCCGTCACCGTGACCAGGCCGGTGATGTCGGTACCCGAGTTGGTGATGAAGCACTTGGTCCCGTTGACCACCCACTCCCCGGCCGCCTCGTCCAGCCGGGCCGTGGTGCGGGTGCCGCCCGCGTCCGAGCCGCAGTCCGGCTCCGTCAGCCCGAACGCCCCCAGCATCTCGCCCGAGCACAGCCGTGGCAGCCACTCCCGCTTCTGCTCCTCGGTGCCGAACCTGAACACCGGCATCGCGCCCAGCGACACCCCGGCCTCCAGGGTGATCGCCACCGAGGAGTCCACCCGGGCCAGCTCCTCGAGCACCAGGCACAGCGCGAAGTAGTCGCCGCCCATCCCGCCGTACTCCTCGGGGAAGGGCAGCCCGAACAGCCCCATCCGCCCCATCTCCCGCACGATCTCGTACGGGAACTCGTCCTGCTCGTAGAACCCGCCGATCTTCGGCGCGATCACATCCCTGGCGAACTCCGCGACGGTGGCGCGCAGCTCCTCGTACTCCTCGGACAGGCGGTGGTCGATCGGCATGGCTACTGCTCCCGGTGGGTGAGGGCGCGGACGGTACGGGACGGGCTGGGCCGCCCCAACTGCTCCGCCATCCAGACGCTTGTGGCGCTGAGGCGGTCGAGATCGACCCCGGTGCGGATGCCGAGTCCGTTCAGCATCCACACGAGGTCTTCGGTCGCGAGATTCCCGGTGGCGCTCTTGGCGTACGGGCAGCCGCCGAGCCCGCCGGCGGAGGCGTCCACGACGGTGACGCCCCGCTGCAGCGCGGCCAGCGTGTTGGACAGCGCCTGCCCGTAGGTGTCGTGGAAGTGCACGGCGAGGTGCTCCACCGGGATCCCGCCGCCTATGCCCGGCGTGCCGCCCGGGCCGCCGGTCAACTCGTCCAGCAGCGCCGCGACCTGGCCGGGTGTCGCCACCCCGATGGTGTCGCCGAGGCTCAGCTCGGTGCAGCCCATCCCGTACAGCCGGCGGGCCACCGCCGCCACCTGCCCGATCGGCACCGGCCCCTCCCACGGGTCGCCGAAGCACATCGACAGATAGCCGCGGACCGCCGCCCCCGCCGCCCTGGCCCGTGCCACCACCGGCTCGAACATCGCCAGCGACTCGTCCACCGTCCGGTTGAGATTCGCGCGGGCGAAGGACTCCGTCGCACTGCCGAAGACCGCGATCTCCCGCACACCCAGCTCCAGCGCCCGGTCCAGGCCCCGCTCGTTGGGCACCAGCACCGGCAGCCGCACCGCCCGGTCGCCGTGCCCGTTCGGGCCGGCGGCATCCGTGCCACCGGTCCCGGTGAGGTCGGCGAGCAGCGGCATCAGCTCGGCCGCGTCGGCCAGTTGGGGCACCCACTTGGGGTGCACGAAGCTGGTCGCCTCGATCGTCGTCAGCCCGGCCTCGGCCAGCCGGTGGACGAACTCCGCCTTCACCGCGGTCGGCACGGTCCGCTGCTCGTTCTGCAACCCGTCCCGCGCGCCGACCTCGTGGATCCGCACCTGCCGCGGCAGCCCGTCCGCGGGGACCGCCATCGGCAGCCCGAGGCCCAGCACTTCCGGCACCTCCGGTGCGCCGCCGGCCCCGCTCTCCCGCCCGCCGCCCGTCCCGGTCACGACGCCTCCCCGGGCCGCCCGGCCGCCGGGTCCTGCGTGCCGTCGCCAGGCTGCGCGGCGGGGGTGACCACGGCCAGCACCTGGTCCATCGCCACCGTCGAACCCGCGCTGACGTCGATCTCGGTCACCGTCCCGTCGTGCGGGGCGGTGATCACGTGCTCCATCTTCATCGCCTCCACCACCAGCAGGCTCTGCCCTGCCACCACGTCCTCGCCCTTGGCGACCTTCACCACGGTGACCGTGCCCGGCATCGGCGCGGTCAGCGCGCCGCCGCCCGCACCCAGCGCGGCCCCCCGCAGGGCCGCGGCGACCGGGTCGTACGGCTGCACCCACCAGCTCTCGCCGTCCCGGCCCAGCCACTGGCCGGCCCGGAAGAAGGTGTGCACCAGGCCGCCGGTGTGCAGCCGCGCCCGCGGCCCGTCGAGGGTGACCGTGGCCGCCGTCGCGGGGCCGTCCCCGATCCGCACCTCGCCCTGCCTGACCCGCACCGCCACCGGCTCGTGGCCCGGCACCCGCAGGTGGTGCACGGTCCAGGCCGCCTCGCCGCCGAGCCGCCAGCCGCTGGGCACCGAGAACGGATCGGTCCAGCCCTCCGGTCCCGGCGGCGGGGCCAGCGCCGCCTGCCGCAGCAGCGCCCCGGCCGCGTAGACCTCGTCGGGCACGCCGTCCGGCACCAGCGCGGCGGCCTCCCGCTCGATCAGCCCGGTGTCCAACTCGCCCGCCACTACCGCCGGATGCCCGAGCAGCCGCCGCAGGAAGGCCGTGTTGGTGTCCAGCCCCAGCACCACCGTCTCCGCCAGCGCCGCCCGCAGCCGCCGCAATGCCGTGGCCCGGTCGGGGCCGTGGGCGATCACCTTGGCCAGCATGGGGTCGTAGGCGGTGCCGACCTCGGTGCCCGCCAGCAGGCCGGAGTCCACCCGCACCCCCGGCCGCCCGGCCGGTTCGTGCAGCGCCAGCACCGGTCCCGCCGAGGGCAGGAAGTCGATCCGGCCGTCGCCTGCCCTGGCGGTCTCCGCACAGATCCGCGCCTCGACCGCATGACCGGTGAGCGTCACGTCCTGCTGGCCGAAGTCCAGCGGTTCGCCGGCCGCCACCCGCAACTGCCAGGCCACCAGGTCCAGTCCGGTGACCAGCTCGGTCACCGGATGCTCGACCTGCAGCCGGGTGTTCATCTCCATGAAGAAATACGCCGACGGGTCGGCTCCCGGCACGATGAACTCCACCGTCCCCGCCCCGGTGTAGCCGCAGGACCTGGCCGCCTGCACCGCGGCCTCGCCCATCGCCGCCCGGGTCGCCGGGTCGAGCAGCACCGAGGGCGCCTCCTCGATCACCTTCTGGTGCCGCCGCTGCAACGAGCACTCCCGCTCGCCCAGGTGCACCACATGGCCGTGGGCGTCGGCCAGCACCTGGATCTCGATGTGCCGCGGCCGGTCGATCCAGCGCTCGACCAGCAGGGTGTCGTCGCCGAACGACCCCACGGCCTCGCGCCGGGCCGCGGCGATCTCCTCGGCCAGCGCCGCCTCGTCCCGCACCAGGCGCATGCCCTTGCCGCCGCCGCCCGCGGACGGCTTGAGCAGCACCGGCAGCCCGATCTCCCGGGCGGCCGCGGCCAACTCCGCGTCGGTGAGCCCGCTTCCAGTGCTGCCGGGCACCACCGGCACACCCGCGGCCCGCACCGTCTCCTTGGCCCGGATCTTGTCGCCCATCAGCTCGATCGCGTCGGCCGGCGGCCCGATGAAGACCAGCCCCGCCTCGGCGCAGGCCCTGGCGAAGCCGGCATTCTCGGCGAGGAAGCCGTAGCCGGGGTGGACGGCCCCGGCGCCGACGGCCACGGCGGCCCGCACCTGCTCGGCAGCCGACAGGTAACTCCCCACCCGCACCGCGGTGTCGGCCTCCCGCACATGCCGGGCGTCGGCGTCGGCCTCGGTGAAGGCGGCGGCCGACCGCACGCCCAGCTCGCGCAGGGTGCGGATGATCCGGACGGCGATCTCGCCGCGGTTGGCGACCAGGACGGTGCCGAAGGGGGCGCCCGCGGCGGCGGTGGCGCCGTCCTGGCCGGTGGCGGTGGACTTGCTGCTGGTCATCACGGCCCTCACATCCGGAAGACGCCGTAGCCGGGCGCGGCGGGATCGGCGGTGGGCAGCGGTGCGTTGGTGCAGGCGGTGAGCGCGAGGCCCAGCACGGTGCGGGTCTCCAGCGGGTCGATCACCCCGTCGTCCCAGAGCCTGGCGGTGGCGTAGTAGGCGCTGCCCTGGGTCTCGTACTGCTCGCGGACCGGCTGCTTGAAGGCCTCCTCGGCCTCCTCGCTCCACTTCTCGCCGGCCGCCGCGAGCTGGTCGCGCTTGACGGTGGCCAGCACAGAGGCGGCCTGCTCGCCGCCCATCACCGAAATCTTGGCGTTGGGCCACATCCACAGGAAGCGCGGGCTGTAGGCCCGGCCGCACATCGAGTAGTTGCCGGCGCCGTAGGACCCGCCGATCACCACTGTGAGCTTGGGCACCCGGGCGCAGGCCACCGCGGTGACCATCTTGGCGCCGTGCTTGGCGATGCCGCCCGCCTCGTACTGCCGGCCGACCATGAATCCTGAGATGTTCTGCAGGAAGAGCAGCGGGATGCCGCGCTGGTCGCACAGCTCGATGAAATGGGCGCCCTTGAGGGCCGATTCGGCGAACAGGATGCCGTTGTTCGCCACGATCCCCACCGGGTGGCCCTGGAGGTGGGCGAACCCGGTGACCAGGGTCGTGCCGTACTCCGCCTTGAACTCGGCGAACCGGCTGCCGTCGACCAGCCGGGCGATCACCTCGCGCACGTCGTAGGGGGTGCGGGAGTCGACCGGCACCGCTCCGTACAGCCCCGCGGGGTCCACCGCGGGCTCTTCCGCCGGCCGCAGCGTCCAGGGCGGGGCGCCGCGGGCGGGCAGCGTCGCGACGATGTCCCGGACGATGCTCAGGGCGTGCGCGTCGTCCTCGGCGAGATGGTCGGTGACCCCGGAGATCCGGGAGTGCACCTCGCCGCCGCCCAGCTCCTCGGCGGTGACCACCTCTCCGGTGGCGGCCTTCACCAGCGGCGGCCCGCCGAGGAAGATCGTGCCCTGGTTGCGCACGATGACCGCCTCGTCGCTCATCGCCGGGACGTAGGCGCCGCCCGCGGTGCACGAGCCGAGCACGGCGGCGATCTGCGGGATGCCGCGGGCCGACATCGTCGCCTGGTTGTAGAAGATCCGCCCGAAGTGGTCGCGGTCGGGGAAGACCTCGTCCTGCCGGGGGAGGAAGGCGCCGCCGGAATCCACCAGGTAGACGCACGGCAGCCGGTTGTCGAGGGCGACCTCCTGCGCGCGCAGATGCTTTTTCACCGTGATGGGGTAATAGGTGCCGCCCTTGACGGTGGCGTCGTTGGCGACCACGACGACCTCGCGCCCGGCGACCCGGCCGATCCCGGCGATGACCCCGGCGGCCGGCGCCTGCCCGTCGTACATCCCGTCCGCGGCCAGCGGCGCCAGCTCCAGGAAGGGGGAGCCGGGGTCGAGCAGCCCGTCCACCCGGTCCCTGGGCAGCAGCTTCCCGCGTGCGGTGTGGCGGGCTCTGGCCTTCTCGCCGCCGCCTAGGCGTGCGGCGGCCAGCTTGTCGCGCAGGCCCGCGCTGAGCGCGGTGTGTGCCTGCGTGTTGACGCGAAACGCCTCCGACGCCGGATCCGCGGCGCTGGACAGGGCGGGTGCTGCCATGGTTCGGCCCCCCGGTGGTGCGAATGAGGATGTTAGCGAGCGTTAACTGATGACACCACGTTAACGCTCGCTAACAGGATTGTCTAGACTCGATCCCATGAACTCGACGAACACGGCGGTCAGCCGCCGCGACCAGATCCTCAGGGAGGCCGCGCGGCTGTTCGCCGAGCGCGGCTTCCACGGTGTGGGGGTGGACGAGATAGGTGCCGCGGT includes:
- a CDS encoding acyl-CoA dehydrogenase family protein, with protein sequence MPIDHRLSEEYEELRATVAEFARDVIAPKIGGFYEQDEFPYEIVREMGRMGLFGLPFPEEYGGMGGDYFALCLVLEELARVDSSVAITLEAGVSLGAMPVFRFGTEEQKREWLPRLCSGEMLGAFGLTEPDCGSDAGGTRTTARLDEAAGEWVVNGTKCFITNSGTDITGLVTVTAVTGRTDEGRPLISSIIVPSGTPGFTVSKKYSKVGWNASDTRELSFTDCRVPAANLLGEKGRGYAQFLRILDEGRIAISALATGLAQGCVDESLEYARTREAFGRPIGANQAIQFKIADMEMRAHTARLAWRDAASRLMHGEAFKKEAALAKLYSSEIAVTNAREATQIHGGYGFMNEYPVARMWRDSKILEIGEGTSEVQRMLIARELGLAG
- a CDS encoding hydroxymethylglutaryl-CoA lyase, translating into MAVPADGLPRQVRIHEVGARDGLQNEQRTVPTAVKAEFVHRLAEAGLTTIEATSFVHPKWVPQLADAAELMPLLADLTGTGGTDAAGPNGHGDRAVRLPVLVPNERGLDRALELGVREIAVFGSATESFARANLNRTVDESLAMFEPVVARARAAGAAVRGYLSMCFGDPWEGPVPIGQVAAVARRLYGMGCTELSLGDTIGVATPGQVAALLDELTGGPGGTPGIGGGIPVEHLAVHFHDTYGQALSNTLAALQRGVTVVDASAGGLGGCPYAKSATGNLATEDLVWMLNGLGIRTGVDLDRLSATSVWMAEQLGRPSPSRTVRALTHREQ
- a CDS encoding ATP-grasp domain-containing protein, which encodes MTSSKSTATGQDGATAAAGAPFGTVLVANRGEIAVRIIRTLRELGVRSAAAFTEADADARHVREADTAVRVGSYLSAAEQVRAAVAVGAGAVHPGYGFLAENAGFARACAEAGLVFIGPPADAIELMGDKIRAKETVRAAGVPVVPGSTGSGLTDAELAAAAREIGLPVLLKPSAGGGGKGMRLVRDEAALAEEIAAARREAVGSFGDDTLLVERWIDRPRHIEIQVLADAHGHVVHLGERECSLQRRHQKVIEEAPSVLLDPATRAAMGEAAVQAARSCGYTGAGTVEFIVPGADPSAYFFMEMNTRLQVEHPVTELVTGLDLVAWQLRVAAGEPLDFGQQDVTLTGHAVEARICAETARAGDGRIDFLPSAGPVLALHEPAGRPGVRVDSGLLAGTEVGTAYDPMLAKVIAHGPDRATALRRLRAALAETVVLGLDTNTAFLRRLLGHPAVVAGELDTGLIEREAAALVPDGVPDEVYAAGALLRQAALAPPPGPEGWTDPFSVPSGWRLGGEAAWTVHHLRVPGHEPVAVRVRQGEVRIGDGPATAATVTLDGPRARLHTGGLVHTFFRAGQWLGRDGESWWVQPYDPVAAALRGAALGAGGGALTAPMPGTVTVVKVAKGEDVVAGQSLLVVEAMKMEHVITAPHDGTVTEIDVSAGSTVAMDQVLAVVTPAAQPGDGTQDPAAGRPGEAS
- a CDS encoding methylcrotonoyl-CoA carboxylase gives rise to the protein MAAPALSSAADPASEAFRVNTQAHTALSAGLRDKLAAARLGGGEKARARHTARGKLLPRDRVDGLLDPGSPFLELAPLAADGMYDGQAPAAGVIAGIGRVAGREVVVVANDATVKGGTYYPITVKKHLRAQEVALDNRLPCVYLVDSGGAFLPRQDEVFPDRDHFGRIFYNQATMSARGIPQIAAVLGSCTAGGAYVPAMSDEAVIVRNQGTIFLGGPPLVKAATGEVVTAEELGGGEVHSRISGVTDHLAEDDAHALSIVRDIVATLPARGAPPWTLRPAEEPAVDPAGLYGAVPVDSRTPYDVREVIARLVDGSRFAEFKAEYGTTLVTGFAHLQGHPVGIVANNGILFAESALKGAHFIELCDQRGIPLLFLQNISGFMVGRQYEAGGIAKHGAKMVTAVACARVPKLTVVIGGSYGAGNYSMCGRAYSPRFLWMWPNAKISVMGGEQAASVLATVKRDQLAAAGEKWSEEAEEAFKQPVREQYETQGSAYYATARLWDDGVIDPLETRTVLGLALTACTNAPLPTADPAAPGYGVFRM